A single Suricata suricatta isolate VVHF042 chromosome 2, meerkat_22Aug2017_6uvM2_HiC, whole genome shotgun sequence DNA region contains:
- the LOC115304925 gene encoding olfactory receptor 9A4-like — translation MLKNYSSATEFYLLGFHGSKELHSILFATFFFLYSVTIMGNMVIIVIVCADKRLQSPMYFFLGHLSVLEILITSIAVPVMLWGLLLPGMQTISLTACSAQLYLYLSLGTSELVLIGAMAVDRYVAVCNPLRYNIIMNSNTCNGVVIVSWVFGFLFQIWPVYATFQLTFCKSNVVDHFLCDRGQLLKLSCDDSLFTEFILFLMAVFIIVGSLIPTIISYTYIISTIVKIPSASGRRKAFSTCASHFTFVVIGYGTCLFLYVKPKQTQAAEYNRVASLMVLVVTPFLNPFIFTLRNDKFIEAFQDVVKRCCQLLKD, via the coding sequence ATGCTGAAGAATTATTCTAGTGCCACTGAATTTTATCTTCTTGGCTTCCATGGCTCCAAAGAACTACACAGTATTCTTTTTGCCACATTCTTCTTTCTCTACTCCGTGACAATCATGGGGAACATGGTCATCATTGTGATTGTCTGTGCTGATAAACGTTTGCAGtcccccatgtatttcttccttggCCACCTCTCTGTCCTAGAGATCCTGATTACATCCATTGCTGTCCCTGTGATGCTCTGGGGGCTGCTACTTCCTGGGATGCAGACAATATCTTTGACAGCATGTAGTGCACAATTATATTTGTACCTTTCTTTGGGTACATCAGAGTTAGTATTAATTGGAGCAATGGCTGTGGACCGTTATGTGGCTGTCTGTAACCCTTTGAGGTACAACATCATCATGAACAGCAACACCTGCAACGGGGTGGTCATTGTGTCATGGGTGTTTGGGTTCTTGTTTCAAATCTGGCCAGTCTACGCCACGTTTCAGCTTACCTTCTGCAAATCGAATGTGGTAGACCATTTTTTATGTGACCGAGGGCAACTGCTCAAACTATCCTGTGATGATAGCCTTTTCACAgagtttatcctttttttaatggctgttttcattattgttgGCTCTTTGATCCCTACAATCATCTCCTACACCTACATCATCTCCACCATCGTCAAGATCCCCTCAGCCTCTGGCCGGAGGAAAGCCTTCTCTACTTGTGCCTCTCACTTCACCTTTGTTGTGATCGGCTATGGTACCTGCTTGTTCCTCTATGTGAAACCCAAGCAAACGCAGGCAGCTGAGTACAATAGGGTAGCATCACTGATGGTTTTAGTGGTGACCCCTTTCCTGAACCCATTCATCTTCACCCTCCGGAATGACAAATTCATAGAGGCCTTTCAAGATGTCGTGAAACGGTGCTGTCAACTCCTCAAGGATTAG